The Spirosoma oryzicola region CACACATTGGCGGTAGTACGGAAGAAGCGCAGGAGAACATTGGCAACTTTGTGCCGGCCAAATTGCTCGAATACATTAACAACGGCAGCACCTACGGTAGTGTCAACTTCCCTGAGATTCAGTTGCCGCTGCTGAAGGAGTCGCACCGGCTGCTGCACGTTCACGCCAATGTACCCGGTATTCTGGCGCAGATGAACAATATCTTTGCGAAATACAACATCAATATTCACGGCCAATACCTCAAAACGAATGAGCAGATCGGCTATGTGATTACCGATGTAGCCAAAGAATATGCCGATGAGGTCGTTGAAGACCTCAAAAAAATCGACCAGACGATTAAGTTTAGACTTCTGTACTAGAAAGTAACCAAGCGAAAGAGTGATCAACAGACCGACACACTCTTTCGCTTGATTGCTCTTTCACTCTTTGGCTCTTTATGAAACAAACGTACTTTACGCCCGGTCCGGCTGAGCTGTATCCAACCATCTATCAGCACCTTCAAACGGCGATGGACGAGCAGCTTGGGTCGATTTCGCACCGAAGCCAGAAATTCCGGGATATCTACAAATTCACCGACGAGCAACTACGCACGTTGTTGAACGTTCCCGAAACGCACGGCATTTTTTTTACCGGCTCGGCCTCGGAAGTGTGGGAGCGCATCTTGTTCAACTGCGTTGAGCACGAGAGCTTTCACCTCGTCAACGGGTCCTTTTCGAAAAAGTTTTACGACTACGCCAACGCGCTGCACAAGTACGCTCATGTCTTCGAAAAGCCGTTCGGCGAAGGTTTCGATGCCAACGAAATTGAGGTGCCGGAATACGCCGAGCTGATTTGCCTGACCCACAACGAAACCTCGTCGGGTGTGCAGACCCGTACGCAGGACATTCACAAAATCAAGCGCAAATACGCCAAGAAGCTGGTCGTTGTCGATATGGTTTCGTCGGCCCCCTACCCTGATCTGGATTATGGTTTGGTCGATTCTGCGTTTTTCTCGGTTCAGAAAGCGTTTGGTATGCCAGCCGGTTTGGGCGTATGGATTGCCAGTCAAACCTGCCTTGAAAAGGCGGAGCGGTTACAGAAGTACGACAGCATGACCGTCGGGGCGCATCATACCCTGCCTACGCTCTGGAGTCATTACAAAACATTTGAAACGCCCGCTACACCAAACGTGCTGTTCATCTACCTGCTGGGAAAAATAGCCGAGGATCTCAACAAGATCGGTATTGACACCATTCGCAAACAAACCGAAGAAAAAGCCCGGATGCTGTACAAGTTCCTGGATGATTCGGCAGACTACACTCCCTTTGTGCAGCAGGAACGGCATCGGTCACAGACGGTTATTGTAGCGAATACCCAAAAACCCTCTGCCGATGTCATTTCAAACGCAAAACAGGCGGGTATGGTGGTTGGAACGGGTTACGGCAAGTTCAAGGACTCACAAATCCGAATTGCCAACTTCCCGGCAACATCGTTTGATCAGGTAGAAGCCTTAATCAAGCAGTTATCAAAATAAGAATTTGTTTTAGTCTCTTTTCAAGGATAAGCCGTCTTCTTCATTTAAGGCGGCTTTTTCTGTTTTGTAGCGGCAAACGCTCGTCCAACAGCCGAAGCAAACCTTCTTTATCCTTTACAGTTTACTAAGTCAACGTTTCTATAAAAAATACATAAACTCAACGATGATGAAACAGCTGCTATCAACGATTACGCTTCTTGCCTGTTTTTCGCTGGCAGGATATGCCCAGAACAACGCCGACTCAACGGAACGCTCAAAACCGCTGATCGACGAACGTACCCGTCAGGAAGCTCGCCAAAAAGCGAACCAGGTAGAAGAAAAGCTAAGCGAGGAAATCGAAAAATCGCGCAACTACATGCAGGACAACCAGCTTAGCTGGTTCCAGCCAGGCAATCTTTTCCTGGGGGGTGGCGTTGGATTTGGGGCTACCAGCGGAAAAGTATACACTGACATCAACGCTCGATTGGGCTACTTTTTCCAGCCTGGCTTCGCGGCTGGGCTGCGATTCGACTATGATCGGCTCGTTGGTAACAAATACCACGCGCGTCAAGCTGGTATTTTCGCCCGGTATTACCCATTTCGTACGCGGGTCAGCAGCTTTGTTGGCGCGAGTTTAAATGGTGGCCGCGAATTCTCCGAAAATATCGCATCGGACACCAAGGCAACCTACACCAGTGTTGGCCTAGAGCTAGGCGTTATGTTCTGGATTCTGCACCGGTTGGGAGCTGAGGTAAGCTACGAAGGTAACTTTTACAACAAATTTGACCCAACATTGGGGCGTGGTAAAGGGGGTCGGCTTAAGTTCGGCGTCAATTATTACTTTGGCCAGGTGGGTAACCGGGGCCTACGCCTTGCCCGGTAAGCAAATGACATACTGACCTAAAAAGCCAATTCAAAAGAATTGGCTTTTTAGGTTTTTGGCAGCAGACGTAAGTGGTGTTGCGTATGCGCGCTTGTAAAATACAGCATTTCACGAACGGTCAGCATACCGAGCACAGGATGGGGAATAAGAAATGTATTAAGGTCGTTGTCTGACCATCCTTCGGAAGCCTCCACGAGTGATGC contains the following coding sequences:
- a CDS encoding aminotransferase class V-fold PLP-dependent enzyme; the encoded protein is MKQTYFTPGPAELYPTIYQHLQTAMDEQLGSISHRSQKFRDIYKFTDEQLRTLLNVPETHGIFFTGSASEVWERILFNCVEHESFHLVNGSFSKKFYDYANALHKYAHVFEKPFGEGFDANEIEVPEYAELICLTHNETSSGVQTRTQDIHKIKRKYAKKLVVVDMVSSAPYPDLDYGLVDSAFFSVQKAFGMPAGLGVWIASQTCLEKAERLQKYDSMTVGAHHTLPTLWSHYKTFETPATPNVLFIYLLGKIAEDLNKIGIDTIRKQTEEKARMLYKFLDDSADYTPFVQQERHRSQTVIVANTQKPSADVISNAKQAGMVVGTGYGKFKDSQIRIANFPATSFDQVEALIKQLSK
- a CDS encoding porin family protein → MMKQLLSTITLLACFSLAGYAQNNADSTERSKPLIDERTRQEARQKANQVEEKLSEEIEKSRNYMQDNQLSWFQPGNLFLGGGVGFGATSGKVYTDINARLGYFFQPGFAAGLRFDYDRLVGNKYHARQAGIFARYYPFRTRVSSFVGASLNGGREFSENIASDTKATYTSVGLELGVMFWILHRLGAEVSYEGNFYNKFDPTLGRGKGGRLKFGVNYYFGQVGNRGLRLAR